In the Leptospira bourretii genome, one interval contains:
- a CDS encoding zf-TFIIB domain-containing protein, with protein sequence MEKCQKCNLELNPIKTNYGKLIICNSCFGHYYSENTLELLFNDSNWKKEKEISKIIISKLECPKCKNKMRLHRFSKKYNSVEIDICSSCKILWLDYNEIEELKLNTIENRKFINNGKNKISESEINFILNITKLNAKLKEAKTLNKINDEAIKLSKTRLYNSDLNASVFNAFDVVSYFKTIFKKE encoded by the coding sequence ATGGAAAAATGCCAAAAATGTAACCTAGAACTTAACCCAATAAAAACTAATTATGGGAAATTAATAATCTGTAATAGTTGTTTTGGGCATTACTATTCTGAAAATACACTAGAATTACTATTTAACGATTCTAACTGGAAGAAAGAAAAAGAAATTTCAAAAATTATAATTTCAAAACTAGAATGTCCTAAATGTAAAAACAAAATGCGATTACATAGATTTTCTAAAAAATACAATTCAGTGGAAATTGACATTTGTTCCAGTTGCAAAATTCTTTGGCTTGATTATAATGAAATCGAAGAATTAAAACTTAATACAATAGAAAATCGAAAATTTATAAACAATGGTAAAAATAAAATTTCTGAGTCTGAAATAAACTTTATCTTAAATATAACTAAATTGAATGCAAAATTAAAAGAAGCAAAAACTCTAAATAAAATCAATGACGAAGCTATTAAACTTTCAAAAACACGTCTTTACAATAGTGATCTAAATGCAAGCGTGTTTAATGCCTTTGATGTAGTATCATATTTTAAAACAATTTTTAAAAAAGAGTAA
- a CDS encoding PDZ domain-containing protein, producing the protein MNIKIFFILILATATFTVQSQTNNPDSLYTQTIFFEYSNGKIRSIEALIISPNGHLVVNDFLINDHKKIYTIDADNNETQNIIFIANDDSTGIAILKTEKNSTNYYNLSETISDKNPNNLYVKLPNKDTITAKFIKTDCIKFRESDIFTSSFSHEKSFIKCGEIINVFFDNDGNRYKFINENNNFMSDIQNGIIRNDQNFPLGIVQSAFLSNSSIILSYISLNDISNVTERIIKTGKMKRPRLYIGLKNKNNVPIVEMIKPNSPVFKAGLLPGDHIVSINEFPLNKPEDLPKILDNFQPGNNVTISIERNGIIIKIDVVLD; encoded by the coding sequence ATGAACATAAAAATATTTTTTATATTAATTTTAGCCACTGCAACTTTCACAGTTCAATCTCAAACCAATAACCCAGATTCATTGTATACTCAAACAATATTCTTTGAGTATAGTAATGGAAAAATCCGATCTATTGAAGCCTTAATTATATCTCCAAATGGACATCTTGTAGTTAACGATTTCTTGATTAATGATCATAAAAAAATTTATACCATTGATGCTGATAATAACGAAACACAAAATATTATATTTATCGCTAATGACGACTCAACAGGAATCGCAATACTTAAAACAGAGAAAAATTCAACTAATTATTACAACCTTTCTGAAACAATAAGCGACAAAAACCCAAATAATCTCTATGTAAAATTACCTAATAAAGATACAATAACAGCAAAATTCATTAAAACTGATTGCATTAAATTCAGAGAATCAGATATTTTTACTTCTTCATTTTCACATGAAAAATCTTTTATAAAATGTGGTGAAATTATAAATGTTTTTTTCGATAATGATGGGAACAGATACAAGTTCATAAACGAAAACAATAACTTTATGTCAGATATACAAAATGGAATTATTAGAAATGATCAAAACTTCCCTTTAGGAATTGTACAATCTGCATTTTTATCTAATTCATCAATTATTTTGAGTTATATTTCTTTAAATGATATCTCAAATGTAACTGAAAGAATTATTAAAACGGGTAAAATGAAACGCCCAAGACTGTATATTGGTTTGAAAAACAAAAACAACGTTCCTATAGTTGAAATGATAAAACCAAATTCTCCTGTTTTTAAAGCAGGTCTGCTACCTGGTGATCATATAGTTTCCATTAATGAATTTCCATTAAATAAGCCTGAAGATTTACCTAAAATTCTAGATAATTTTCAACCAGGAAATAATGTAACAATATCAATTGAAAGAAATGGCATAATAATTAAAATCGATGTTGTTTTGGATTAA
- a CDS encoding M24 family metallopeptidase, with the protein MVTLENIKEVQNIAKRTIKHVQLETKEGMSELDIKMIAESFMIANGIDRFWYYDIGAFVLTGNRSLLSISGKDYVPSKVKVKNGDVVTIDLSPVLNNTWGDYARTFYFGNPNNDINESLIFIKKLHSKFIEIYNPNLPISTLHKEIYNTIQNNNFKSLDFRNNFGHSIEEDIKSRKWFDSNNNEIFSTFKFFTFEPHIKKVGANYGIKHENIYYFDGTKLIEV; encoded by the coding sequence ATGGTAACATTAGAAAATATAAAAGAAGTTCAGAATATTGCTAAACGAACTATAAAACACGTTCAATTAGAGACGAAAGAAGGTATGAGTGAGCTTGATATCAAAATGATCGCCGAATCTTTCATGATAGCAAATGGAATAGATAGGTTTTGGTATTATGATATTGGTGCATTTGTTCTTACGGGAAATCGGTCCCTACTTTCAATCTCTGGAAAAGATTACGTTCCCTCCAAAGTTAAAGTGAAAAATGGAGATGTTGTTACTATTGATTTAAGTCCTGTATTAAATAATACTTGGGGTGATTACGCTAGAACTTTTTACTTCGGTAATCCTAACAATGATATAAACGAATCTTTAATTTTCATAAAAAAACTTCATTCCAAATTTATCGAAATTTATAACCCTAACTTACCCATTTCAACTCTTCACAAAGAAATATATAACACGATTCAGAATAATAATTTTAAATCTTTAGATTTTAGAAATAATTTTGGACACTCAATAGAAGAAGATATAAAATCAAGGAAATGGTTCGACTCTAATAATAATGAAATTTTCTCTACATTCAAATTCTTTACTTTCGAGCCTCATATCAAGAAAGTCGGAGCTAATTACGGAATTAAACACGAAAACATTTACTATTTCGATGGAACTAAATTAATCGAGGTATAA
- a CDS encoding putative toxin-antitoxin system toxin component, PIN family encodes MFKVLLDTNIYISAILFNGKPKLVLQDLVDEVFVGYISNEILDEIEETLTKPKFKLPNDFIQFTIEEIRNVTTIIKNKPLKDYLNLRDRYDFHILETAFSANVDFIITGDKDLLILEKIKGLKIITPDEYLRIKEELS; translated from the coding sequence ATGTTTAAAGTTCTCTTAGATACAAACATTTACATTTCTGCGATTTTATTTAATGGAAAACCTAAGCTAGTTCTTCAAGATTTAGTCGATGAAGTTTTTGTTGGGTATATTTCAAATGAAATTCTCGATGAAATTGAAGAAACTTTAACTAAACCTAAGTTTAAACTTCCAAATGATTTTATTCAGTTCACTATTGAAGAAATCAGAAATGTGACCACTATTATTAAAAATAAACCTCTGAAAGATTATTTAAATTTAAGAGACAGATATGATTTTCATATTTTAGAAACTGCTTTTTCAGCAAATGTAGATTTCATAATTACTGGAGACAAAGACCTTCTTATTCTTGAAAAAATAAAAGGTTTAAAAATCATTACGCCTGATGAATATTTAAGAATCAAAGAGGAACTTAGCTAA
- a CDS encoding CopG family ribbon-helix-helix protein yields MNQTVNISFEKALLKEIDKIAKREHRSRSELIREAARTYIEKKSKWQAIFDFGSKSVEKSNLTEADIFGEIKAVRRNKKAS; encoded by the coding sequence ATGAATCAGACAGTAAATATCTCTTTCGAAAAGGCACTTTTAAAAGAAATTGATAAAATTGCAAAAAGAGAACATAGATCCAGATCTGAATTGATTCGTGAAGCTGCAAGGACTTACATTGAGAAAAAATCTAAGTGGCAAGCTATCTTCGATTTCGGCTCTAAATCTGTAGAAAAATCAAATCTCACAGAAGCTGACATTTTTGGAGAAATTAAAGCTGTTAGAAGAAATAAAAAAGCTTCTTAA